Genomic window (Desulfonatronum thiosulfatophilum):
GCCTTTCATCAACAATGCCCATTTTAATCGATGATCAGGCCATGACTAATCAAATACAGTGCCAACCCCATAGACCACTCAACACACCAGAATATTGTGTTTTTTCAAATCGTCCCCCAGCAAGCGGCACTATATTCTCAAATCACAAGAATGACTTCTTAAGAATTCCAGCCTGTAGCGGGGATAATAGCGCCAAGCCCTGATTCCTTTTTCTCAAGAAAAAGGAATCAGGGGCCTGGAAATTGAAGACATTCAAGGATCTTTTTTTATTTTTATTGTTGAATTTCAAACAATTAATTCAAGCCTAACATTGGCATTATTTTTGATTGATTCAGAGGGTTAATCATAATCCGCGTCATTTCCCATCAGCAGTTGATTTCATGCGGGTATCAACCTTTGTCCCTGTGAGGAGGAGAAAATGTCAGATACGGTAGTCAAGTCGAGGTATGAAAAAAAGTCGGCGGAATCCTGGAATATATTTCTTGCATCATTGGAGGAGTCGCTGAACGACCTGGAAAAGGACATCGATGAAGCCGCCAACATGAAAGACATTTGCACGGATGAATGGTGCGAGGCCATTGAGCATGTCATCGACGATCTGAACAAGAACCTGTTCGCCATCAGTGAGCCGAGATGGGCTTCGAAAGAAGATTCAAACCGAATCAAACAACTGCGGAAAAAAGTCTATGACCTGTACGCCAAGTACAAGCAAACGGCTCAGGAAGCGAAGACCGCCTGAACCTCATGAAGCCCTTTTTGGATATGATATTTAATTTTTAACCGGTAAGGAGTACGTCATGGCTAACGTAGGTGAAATGTATAAGTGTGAAATGTGCGGCAACGTCGTGGAAGTAAAGGAAGCCGGCAGCGGCGAACTGTCCTGCTGCGAAGCTCCCATGGTCAAGCAATAACCACGATTGGCTTTCGTGCTGATCACGGCGCCCGGAGATAATTTCTCCGGGCGCCGTTTTTTTATCCTCCCATCGCAATCGAAATCGCAATCGAAATCGAAATCGAAATCGCAATCGAAATCGATTGCAATAAGCAATAAGCAATGGACTATGGGCAATAGGGCAATAGGGCGATGGGCTGGGAGCGCCGCACCCCAGTACGGCCAGTTTTCCGCATGGCCGGACGATTTCGATTTCGATGGCGATTTCGATTTGGATTGTGATGGGGCGTGAGGGTTTACTGATCTTTGGGCGGGTGGGTGTGGAAATACAGCACCGGGATCAGGAGGAGGGTCAGGGGGACGGAGATCAGGACTCCGCTGGCCAGGGTCAGGCCCAAAGGTTCAAGTGATGGTTCAAAGATCAGCACCCCGCTGCCGAACATCACGGTTGCGGCGGTGAGGATGATCGGCCGGGTGCGTTGGGCTCCGGCCTGGATCACGGCTTTGCGCAGTTCCATGCCTTCCTGCTCGCGTTTGCGGATGAAATCCACCAGCAGGATGGAATTGCGGGCCACGATGCCCGCCAGGGCGATAACGCCCAAAATTCCCGTGCCGGCAATATCAATACCCCAGATCCAGTGGGCCGGCATCACGCCGATGAAGATCAGCGGAATGGGCATCATGATCAGAAACGGCAGGCCGTACGATCCGAACCATCCGGCCAGCAGGACGTAGATGATCAACATCACCACCGCCCCGGCCGCACCCAGATCAATGTACACATCCCGCGTCATTTCCCATTCCCCGGCCCAGTAGAGGCTGGAATGGGCAGTATCCTCGGGCAGCGACAGCCAGCGTACGGGGATCGCTTCCTCGCCGTACTCCCGGCGCAGGTCGTCCTGAACATCCTGCTGCACGGTCACGGCCTGGGCAATGGAACGGTCCAGATCCGCCACGATCGTGATCACCGGGAGC
Coding sequences:
- a CDS encoding desulfoferrodoxin FeS4 iron-binding domain-containing protein, translating into MANVGEMYKCEMCGNVVEVKEAGSGELSCCEAPMVKQ